The sequence TTAGAGTTTTTCGTGATCGTGAAGAACTTTCTACAAAAGATTTAAGTACTATGATTGAAGAAGCAATAGCTAATTCTGAAAATTTAATTGTTATATGTTCAAAAAGAACATCACTTAGTCCTTGGTGTAGAAAAGAAGTGCAGCTATTTAAAAGAATTCACGGGGCGAATAATATTATTCCTGTACTCATTGAAGGAGAACCTGATGAGTCTTTTATTGATGAATTAAAAAATCTAAAAGCTACTTTTATAAATTCTGAAAATGTAGAGGAGGAAAAAAATATTGAGCTCCTTGCAGCAGATATTAGACCTGATGAGGTAAAATCTCCTTCTTTTAAAGGATATGAAATTTTACAAAACTCAAAAGATCCTAAATTAGATGAACTTACAAAAAAGTCTTTAGATATTCTAAAAAAATCAGAAATTTATAGAATAGTAGCAAGTATGCTTAATGTAAATTATGGAGATTTAAAATTAAGACATCAAGAAAGATATTTAAAAAGAATTATATATACTTCTGTTGCAGCAAGTATAGCTATGCTCATATTTGTTGTAAGTGTAACAACTTTATATTTAAAATCTGTTGCCTCAGAGAGAAAAGCTAATGAACAATCATCTCTTATGACTTTAAATATGGCAAATGAAGCAAATTTACAAGGAAATCGAATACTGGGAGTATTAATTGCTCAAGAAGCTATGAAAAATGTATCTCCTAAAATGGAGAAATACAATAAATTAGAAGCTCAATATGAAAATATTTTAAATAATTCATTGATTACCTTACCATTTTCTAATCAATTTATTTTACCAACAGAAAGTGAAACAGCATCTTTTGGTATAAGTTCAGATAGCAAATGGTTAATAAGTTCAAGCTCTTTTAATAATGCTATTATTTGGGATTTAGACAATGGAGGGATAAAAAAGACTTTGAGTTTTGAATCTCCTGTAGTTTCAATAGCACTTTCTCCAGATAGCAAAAAATCTTATGTAGGGACTGCTAATAATAAAATTTTTGAAGTAAATATGGAAGATTATGAAATTAAGAATGTATTTGGAAATTCTACTCTTCCAGCAGTTGCAATGAGAATCTCAAAAAATAATAAGTATTTATTTGCTTTAAGGAATGCCTTAATACTTGATGTTTTTGATATTCAAAATCAAAAAAAATTGTATTCATTCACTTTTCCTATTGATAATATGATAACTGGATTTGCAGAAAATCCTCAAACAAATAATTTTTTTATTTTAAGAAAAGATAACACTATAACAGAATATGATATAAATACAGGGGAAGTTTTAATTGTTCATGCTTCAACAACAAATCCTAATAAAAATTTTTTTAGAAAAATGACTATTACAGATAATGGAACTCTTTTCTACTCTGATATTCAAGAAAATACAGAAAGTTTTATTATGAAAAATCTTCAATCGGGACAAATTAATTGTGCTTCAAATATTAGAAATTTTTCTTCAAATATAGTAGTAAATAAAGATGCTACTCTATTATATGTAAGTTCTCTTAATAATTTTATCACAAGATTTGATTTATCAAATTTAAAACCTGATGAGGAAATAAATGTTCCTCAAAGAGTAACATATCTTGATACAAAACGGACTCAATATAATGAAAGTATCAAAAATATGATTTTAAGTCCTGATGAAAATACTCTTGCTGTTGTTTTAAATAATATGGCAGTTGGTGCATTTAATGGAATAAAAAATATAACATCTGATTCTAGTCCTGAATTTATCTTGAATGAAAAAAGTACTCATAAATCTTCTGTTGACATTATAAAATTTACACCAGATAGTAAAAAAATTGTTACATCTGCAAATGATTACACAATAAGAGTTATGGATACAGAGTCAACAATGGGAAAAAGTCAATTATTAAATGGAAAAATAGTAGCTTCGTCAAGAGATAAAAATTCTATTCTTATTTTATCTGGTGACAAAATTTCAAAATATAATTTTGATACAAATAAAGAAGAATTTATTGCAATTCTTGATCCTAAATTTCTTAAAGTATTTCAACAATTTGCCATCACAAATAATGTTTCATTAGTAGCTCTATCTGATAGCACAGAAGGTGTTTCTGCTAGTGTTTTTGATGTAAAGCAAGATAAAAAAATATATACTACAAAATCTCATACTGTAAAGGCAGGAATATTACCTTTTATTTCAGGATTACAATTTAGTAATGATGGTAATTTCTTATTTACACTAGGTCCTGATAATCAATTATTTATTCATAATGCAAAAACAGGAGAATTTCTATTTTCACTTGAAGATAAAGAAAATGGAGAAGCTACTTCATTCATAATGAGTAATGATGATAATTTTGTTGCCATAAACTATATTACAAAAAAATCAACTATTTTCTCTCTTAGAGAAAAAAAAGTGGTACAAAAAATAGATGGAGAAGTTATGGCTGTAGATAGTGAGAATAACAATATTAAAGCAATATATGGTCAAGTGGATAGTAAATTGTTTGTTACAAAACCAAATAGTAAAGTCCTATATTATGCTGATAATAAAATAAAAACTGCTACTGGAACTTTAAAATTCAATACTATAAATATGTCATATGATGGGAAATATTATATTTCAAGTATTCCTAAAAACAATACAATTATAACAGACCTAGTTACAGGAGAACCTGTAAGAACTCTTTATAACAGTAATAATGATTTTTTTATTTCACTTCCTGTCATAAGTAAAGACAATAAAAAAGTTGCTTATAGTGAAAGTAAAAATAAAATAATTATAATGAATATGTATTCCACAGAGGAGCTTTCTAAAATGGCAAGCAAAATCTTAAAAGGACGACAGTTAACAGAATTGGAGTTAAATTCTATCGGAAGGAGAGAATAATACATGAGAAAAATCTCAAATATTATAAAACATTATTTTAATAAAAATCTATGGATTATATATATTCTAGGACTTGTACTAAGTTTAATTGGGAGTTTTCAAGTTTACCATGGTAGATATGATAACATATTAAAAGAAGTTTCTGTTATTTCTATCTCTGTTTTAAAGTTATTTCTCTTTGTTCCTATAGAAGGTTTTATAAAGCAAAATCCTCTTGCTTATGAGCTTGCTATATGGATTGCACCAATGACAACTTTATTGGCCACATTTTCTATTTTTAATAAATTATATACAGCTATTAAATTAAAACTTGCTCATTTTCATAAAGAACATATAATTGTTATGGGATGTAATGATTATAGCCTTTCATTTATGAAAAATTATATTAGTTTAAAAAATAAAAAGAAGATTTTATGTATACTGCCTGAAAGAACTCAAGAAAAGGATATAGAAACTTTAAATAGATTGGGTGTAATAACAAGTACTATAGATTATATGTCTGGATTGAATGATGAAAATATGAGAATTTCTTCAGAATATAATTTTGCTTCTGTGGATACTATTATTTGTTTTGAAGATGAGCCAAAAAATTATGGATATTTGAAATTAATTTCAGAACTTATTGCTAAAAGAAGAAAGAAAAAAGAGAAAATAATCAATGTATATGTGAATACTGTAAATAAATATATAAGAAATATTGTCCAACATAAAATGGATGAAATTAAAATCTTTGATATAAAGTATTTTAATATCTATGATTTAATAGCTTATAATTTAATCAATCTTAAAAATTTTAAATTATATGAAACAAGTGGATTAAAAAAAGATTGGATTAAAATAAAAAAAGAAAAAGGAGAAAATTTTTCTCTTGATGATTTTTCAAATTTAATTGGGACTCCAAATATATTGTTGATTGGTTTTAAGAATTGTGGAAAAAGTCTTTTTGAATTAGCAGTAAATCAAACTCTTGTAAATGCAAAAGAAAATATGAAAATTACTATTGTAGATAGAAAAATATCTAATATAATTGAAGAATATAAAGCAACTATAAGAGAGCTCAAAAAGGTTGCAAATATTGAATTAATAGATGGTGATATTAATCATATTAGCACACAAAATAAAATAAAAGAAAGTCATAAAAAAGATCCATTTACAGCTGTATTATTTTCCACAAAAAATTGTACAGAAAGTCTTATTTTTATAGATTTACTTGGAGAAGAAATCTTTAAAAATGTAAATACTGCTGTTTTTTGTGAAAATATTTGGGAAAATAAACCATTGATAGAATCTATCATTTTAAAGTATCCTAATATAATCATTTTTGGAGAATTAATTGATGTCTTAAATTTTGAATCTATAACTAATGAGCCTTTAGAAATAAAATCCAAAGAATTTAATGCCTATTACAATAAAATTTCAGAAAATATTATGAATTATCCAGAACAAGATATTTCTATTGAAGAACAGTGGGATTTTCTTTCAAATATAAAAAAAGATTCTAGTAGAAATCAATGTATGCATCAAAATGTTAAGGAAGTTTTATTAGAAAAAATTGCTCAAATGGAAGGACTTACTTCTGTTGAAGAATTACTTGATAGATGGAAAGCTATGATTGACTCTGTTTCTGTAAAGGAACAAATAAATATCATTGAAAAAAATCCTGCTATGAACTATATGTCGGCTCTTGAACATAAACGTTGGAGTAGTTTTTACTATATGAGAAATTTTGTTTATTCTGAAAAGAAAGATGAAGTGAATGGCACACATAATTCATTAATAGATGATTGGGATGAGTTTTTACGTAGTGATAAAAGAGAGCAAGTTATCTATGACTTTATTTCTGTTTTTAGTGTAAAATAAATAGAAGTAGATAGAAAGGATTAACTTTTGAAGCAGGAGTTAATCTTTTTTTTGTATGTAGAGTTGAAAAATGTGCCTATATCTTTAAAATAACAATAACAGGTAGGAGAATAATAAGCTCATATAAAAAAACTCATTTTACTTTTCAGTTTATTATTTTTCTATTTTAAAATCAATAAAAGAAGAAGCTATTATTTCAATAACTTCTTCAATCTTTATAAATAAAATTTTATTTGAATTCTTTTTTTATTTCTGTTATCCAATCTCCAATTCTTTTTGGAGTTAGGTTAGGTTGATTTTCTTCATCAAGAGCAAGACCTATAAATTTACCATTTTCTATAATGCTTGTTTCTTCATAGTGATAACCATCAGTACTTGTAAATCCAACTACTTTTCCACCTTTTTTAACCACAATATCATATAGATATCTTATTCCACCACAGAAAGATTCTCCAAAAGCAAATTGATTTCCAAGTCCAACAAGCCCAACAACCTTACCAGTAAAATCAATTTCTTCTAATTTTTTTAAATTATTCATCCAAGCTGCATGAGCCTCACCAACTTGATAAGTGGGTGTAACTAAAATAAGATTTTCAAAATTCTCTATTTCTTTAACTCCATTTTTTACATTAAAAGTTTTAAAATCATCTTTCTTTAAAAAGAATTCAATTTCATCAACAATTCCTACTGTTGTTTTTGTAAGAGTTGCATAAAAAATACCAATAGTCTTCATAAAAATTCCTCCATTATAGTTCACATATATCTTTTACTACTTCACTTGCTAGTAACATACCTGCAACAGGTGGTACAAATGAAATACTTCCAACATTTTTAGCTTTTTCACGGTCACCATCTAAATTAAGTGGTTTTCTTGGTGTTTCATCAGAATAAACAACTTTTAATTTATTAATTCTTCTTTTTTTCAATTCTTTTCTAATAATTTTTGCTAGGGGACAAACAGAAGTTTTGTTAATATCTACTACCTTAAATTGTGCTGGATTTAATTTATTTCCAGTTCCCATACAAGAAATTATTGGAATTTTTGAATTAGTGGCAAATTCAATTAAATCTAATTTTGCTGTAACTAAATCAATAGCATCAACTATATAATCATATTTTTTATCTTTGAAAAATAAATCTATTTTTTCTTTTAAAAATTTCTCATTATATATAGTTAAATTTATATTAGGATTGATTGATAAAATTCTATCTTTTGCTACATCAACCTTTGGCTTTCCTATAACAGATTGAGTTGTAATAATCTGTCTATTTAGATTAGTTTTATCAATGGTATCAAAGTCAACAATAGATAAATTCCCTATTCCAGCTCTAACAAGTGCTTCAACAGTAGCACCACCAACTCCACCAAGTCCAAAAACAATAACATTAGAATTTTTTAATTTTTCTATATTATCAGAACCAATTAATAGTTCAGTTCTCTGTAAAAACATATGTTCTCCTTAATTATTTACCAATTTACTAAATAATATCACAAAAATTAGATTTTGTAAACTGATTTGCTTAGGTTATTTTAACTAATTTTCAGCAATTTTAAATAAGCTAATATTTTTATAAATAATCTCTTTTCTAATTTTTTAGAAGAAAGAATCCCAACTTCTTCTAATTGCTTTAAATAGGAAGTAGCTGTTTGCCTAGAAATATTAAGTTTAGTTCTAATATACTCATTTTTAGTATAAAATTCAAAAAATAATAATTCTAAAAGGTCTTTTGCATTTGGATTAGATTTATCTTTTAAAACCATTTCCTTATAAAGTTCATCATAAGTTGTAATAATATTTTCAATCTCAGAGAATTCTTTTGCTTCCTTCAATGTAATAACATTTAATATGATATTAGGATTTGGTAACTTATTTAAAAAATACCTAAACTTTCTTTTGCTTTCACAAGCTGTTTAAATATATCTATTCTATTCAAATCTAAATTTTCTACTGGTAATTTATACATTTCTCTCAATTCCTTTTTAATTATATATGTATAATTCTTTTTAAAATTTATACACATCATTAAAACATGTATAAAATCTAACATGTTATTCTTCATCTTCTTCATCAATTTCAGAATAAGCTAATTCAATATCAATAAGTTCAACAATAAGTTGACATACATTGCCATCTTTATCATAAGCTAAATATACAGGATAAGCTCCATCTCCAAAACCAGATTGAAAAATAGGTAAATGATAATCAGTTCCAGGTATAGTCCAGTTTATCCAATCTCCACCATCTCTTTGATATTTAGGATTATCTTCATAGCTTTTTTTGAATAAATCTGCAAAATAATCATCATAAGCATTTCCGTCAGGATTTTCTTTTACAAACTTTTCATCAAATTCACAATATAAGTCATGTAATTTTTTATCACAGATACAAGCAAGTCCAGCATCAACATTAAAGCCAAAAAAATCTCCTTCATTAATATCTTTTAAGTCTTCTATACCTTTCATAGCCTCTTCAAAATAACTGATTTCATTATCATTAAATTTCAATCTAACTGCTGCATATCTATCACAATCTCCATCACTGGCTTTTACAACACAAATTTCTGTTCTAAATTCACCTGTTGGAATTTTTTGGAAGTATTCTTTTTCATATTTACTACCTAAATAAACAAGAGGATCTCCAACTAAAAACTCTCCAGTTGGAATAGAACAAGGTCCAATATCCATAACATCTAATTCTTTTCCAGCAATTTCTTTTAAAGTAAAATAATTTACAAGATTACTATTAGGTTGCAATTTATCTTTTACTTTTTCCCATTTTTCTAACCATTCTTTTGTTGGTTGCATAATTATCACTCCTTATTTTTAAATTTTATATTTATACCAAAAACCTCTTTAACTATTTTTAAAATATTATACCATTTTTATATAGAAAAAATAAAATATTTGAAATGTTATAGTAAATATAGTAGAATAATTGGGAAGAAATAATTTTTTATGGAGGTAATAAATGAAATTAGTTTTAATTCGTCATGGAGAAAGTGCATGGAACTTAGAAAATAGATTTACAGGGTGGAAAGATGTTGATTTAAGTCCAAAAGGAATGGAAGAAGCAAAATCAGCAGGAAAAATTTTAAAAGAAATGAATTTAGTTTTTGATGTTGCCTATACTTCATATTTAAAAAGAGCAATCAAAACTTTAAATATTGTTTTAGAAGAAATGGATGAATTATATATTCCAGTATATAAATCTTGGAGATTAAATGAAAGACACTATGGAGCATTACAAGGATTAAATAAAGCAGAAACTGCAAAAAAATATGGAGATGAACAAGTACATATTTGGCGTCGTAGTTTTGATGTAGCTCCACCAAGTATTGATAAAAATAGTGAATATTATCCAAAGTCAGATAGAAGATATGCAGATTTAGCAGATTCTGATATTCCATTAGGAGAGAGTTTAAAGGATACAATAGCAAGAGTATTACCTTACTGGCATTCTGATATTTCAAAAAGTTTGCAAGAAGAAAAAAATGTTATAGTTGCTGCTCATGGAAATAGTTTAAGAGCATTAATAAAATATTTATTAAATATTTCTAATGAAGATATTTTAAATCTAAACTTAGTTACAGGAAAACCTATGGTATTTGAAATAGATAAAGATTTAAAAGTGTTATCTTCACCTGAATTATTTTAATAATAAAAATAAGTTTTTTATTTAAGAGGGCATAAGATGAAAAAAATAATAATATTTTTTTTACTAATAATAGCAATTACAGGAAATTCAGAAATAATAAAAGAAAAGAAGATTTTAAGGAAAGAAACAATGGAATTAATTTTAGTTTGTCATGAAAAAATACAATCTGATTTTGAAAATATTGATTTAAGTCCTAGTGGAATAGAAGCAGTAAAACAACTAGCTGAAAAAATGAAAAAAAATTATTCTTTTGATATAGCCTATACTTCTAATTTAAAAATTGCTAACAGAACTCTCAATTATATATTAGAGGAAATGAACGAATTAGAGATACCTATAAATAAATCAGAAACATTGAATACGATAACTCGTAAAGACTTAGAAGGGAAAAATGTTTTTGAAAGTTTAAAATCTTATTGGAAATCTGATATTTCTAAAAACTTAAAAGAGGGAAAAAATGTATTAATAGTAACTGATGAAGATACAATAAGAATTCTTATAAAGTATTTGTTAGATATGTCAGATAGGGATATACAAGATGTTTATATACCCATAGATAACACATTTTATTTTGAAGTAGATAAAAATTTAGAGGTAATCAGTGCTGGATTTCCTATACAGAAAGTGCTTGAACGAATTGATGAATTTTAATAATGTATTTATATAAGGAGTTGAAGAAATGAAAAAAATTATTCTATATTTATTTTTATTAGGAACAAGTTTATCGTTTGGAGCAACTAATGATTTACCAGATAATGTTGAAAAAAAGATTCGTTCAGCAGTTTCAACTTTTTCTGGCTCAGAAAAAAGAGAAAATTATGCTTGGTATAAAGATTCATATTTGGAAATGGTAGAAAGATTAGACAAATCTGGAATCCCTGAAACTGATAAACAAATGATAATAAAAAGATTAGAAGCTATGTATGGAGGAAATTATCCTAAACAATTAGCAAGAGTAAATGATGAAATTAATGATTATAAAGGATTAGTAAATAGAATTAGAGAAGAGCAAAATGCAGTTCAACAAAAAACAGAAGCTGAAAATCAAAAGAGTAAAGAAGAAATAAAGTCTATTTTAAGTTCATCATCTATTCCAAAAGTAGATTTGGATAAAATAGAACAAAATGCAAAAGCAGAATATCCAAATGATTACACATTACAAAAAGCATATATAAAAGGTGCAATCAAAACTTATAATGATTTAAAAAAATAAATTAGGAGTGAGGTAGATGTTTGAAAATGTAGTAGGTTTAATAGTTGAATACAACCCCTTTCATAATGGACATCTACATCATATTCAAGAGATAGATAGACTTTTTGAAGATAATATAAAAATTGCTGTTATGAGTGGTGATTATGTTCAGAGAGGAGAGCCATCTCTTATCAATAAACTTGAAAAAACAAAGATAGCTCTATCACAAGGAATTGATATTGT is a genomic window of Fusobacterium nucleatum containing:
- a CDS encoding flavodoxin — its product is MKTIGIFYATLTKTTVGIVDEIEFFLKKDDFKTFNVKNGVKEIENFENLILVTPTYQVGEAHAAWMNNLKKLEEIDFTGKVVGLVGLGNQFAFGESFCGGIRYLYDIVVKKGGKVVGFTSTDGYHYEETSIIENGKFIGLALDEENQPNLTPKRIGDWITEIKKEFK
- a CDS encoding DUF4241 domain-containing protein; the encoded protein is MQPTKEWLEKWEKVKDKLQPNSNLVNYFTLKEIAGKELDVMDIGPCSIPTGEFLVGDPLVYLGSKYEKEYFQKIPTGEFRTEICVVKASDGDCDRYAAVRLKFNDNEISYFEEAMKGIEDLKDINEGDFFGFNVDAGLACICDKKLHDLYCEFDEKFVKENPDGNAYDDYFADLFKKSYEDNPKYQRDGGDWINWTIPGTDYHLPIFQSGFGDGAYPVYLAYDKDGNVCQLIVELIDIELAYSEIDEEDEE
- a CDS encoding tRNA threonylcarbamoyladenosine dehydratase, which gives rise to MFLQRTELLIGSDNIEKLKNSNVIVFGLGGVGGATVEALVRAGIGNLSIVDFDTIDKTNLNRQIITTQSVIGKPKVDVAKDRILSINPNINLTIYNEKFLKEKIDLFFKDKKYDYIVDAIDLVTAKLDLIEFATNSKIPIISCMGTGNKLNPAQFKVVDINKTSVCPLAKIIRKELKKRRINKLKVVYSDETPRKPLNLDGDREKAKNVGSISFVPPVAGMLLASEVVKDICEL
- the gpmA gene encoding 2,3-diphosphoglycerate-dependent phosphoglycerate mutase, giving the protein MKLVLIRHGESAWNLENRFTGWKDVDLSPKGMEEAKSAGKILKEMNLVFDVAYTSYLKRAIKTLNIVLEEMDELYIPVYKSWRLNERHYGALQGLNKAETAKKYGDEQVHIWRRSFDVAPPSIDKNSEYYPKSDRRYADLADSDIPLGESLKDTIARVLPYWHSDISKSLQEEKNVIVAAHGNSLRALIKYLLNISNEDILNLNLVTGKPMVFEIDKDLKVLSSPELF
- a CDS encoding histidine phosphatase family protein translates to MKKIIIFFLLIIAITGNSEIIKEKKILRKETMELILVCHEKIQSDFENIDLSPSGIEAVKQLAEKMKKNYSFDIAYTSNLKIANRTLNYILEEMNELEIPINKSETLNTITRKDLEGKNVFESLKSYWKSDISKNLKEGKNVLIVTDEDTIRILIKYLLDMSDRDIQDVYIPIDNTFYFEVDKNLEVISAGFPIQKVLERIDEF
- a CDS encoding TIR domain-containing protein, translating into MVEIQNTTKKKYKYDAFISYRHIEPDLTIAEILHDMIEKFNIPKHLRTVSNDGSLIDDKHVFRVFRDREELSTKDLSTMIEEAIANSENLIVICSKRTSLSPWCRKEVQLFKRIHGANNIIPVLIEGEPDESFIDELKNLKATFINSENVEEEKNIELLAADIRPDEVKSPSFKGYEILQNSKDPKLDELTKKSLDILKKSEIYRIVASMLNVNYGDLKLRHQERYLKRIIYTSVAASIAMLIFVVSVTTLYLKSVASERKANEQSSLMTLNMANEANLQGNRILGVLIAQEAMKNVSPKMEKYNKLEAQYENILNNSLITLPFSNQFILPTESETASFGISSDSKWLISSSSFNNAIIWDLDNGGIKKTLSFESPVVSIALSPDSKKSYVGTANNKIFEVNMEDYEIKNVFGNSTLPAVAMRISKNNKYLFALRNALILDVFDIQNQKKLYSFTFPIDNMITGFAENPQTNNFFILRKDNTITEYDINTGEVLIVHASTTNPNKNFFRKMTITDNGTLFYSDIQENTESFIMKNLQSGQINCASNIRNFSSNIVVNKDATLLYVSSLNNFITRFDLSNLKPDEEINVPQRVTYLDTKRTQYNESIKNMILSPDENTLAVVLNNMAVGAFNGIKNITSDSSPEFILNEKSTHKSSVDIIKFTPDSKKIVTSANDYTIRVMDTESTMGKSQLLNGKIVASSRDKNSILILSGDKISKYNFDTNKEEFIAILDPKFLKVFQQFAITNNVSLVALSDSTEGVSASVFDVKQDKKIYTTKSHTVKAGILPFISGLQFSNDGNFLFTLGPDNQLFIHNAKTGEFLFSLEDKENGEATSFIMSNDDNFVAINYITKKSTIFSLREKKVVQKIDGEVMAVDSENNNIKAIYGQVDSKLFVTKPNSKVLYYADNKIKTATGTLKFNTINMSYDGKYYISSIPKNNTIITDLVTGEPVRTLYNSNNDFFISLPVISKDNKKVAYSESKNKIIIMNMYSTEELSKMASKILKGRQLTELELNSIGRRE